From the Deltaproteobacteria bacterium HGW-Deltaproteobacteria-4 genome, one window contains:
- a CDS encoding adenine phosphoribosyltransferase, which produces MQELKDSIRDIVDFPKKGIIFKDITTLLADPRAFHRMIDLIAHRYIGMNIQQVVGVEARGFILGAALAYKLGTGITLVRKPGKLPFTTVSKTYDLEYGTDTLEIHKDAFKPGDRVLIADDLLATGGTVAAVYDLVTGLGAEVVECAFMAELEFLNGRQRLPAGKTFSLMQF; this is translated from the coding sequence ATGCAAGAGTTGAAAGATTCGATACGTGACATTGTCGATTTCCCTAAAAAAGGGATTATATTCAAAGATATCACCACCCTGCTTGCCGACCCTCGGGCCTTTCACCGCATGATCGACTTGATCGCGCATCGCTATATCGGTATGAATATTCAGCAGGTCGTCGGTGTCGAAGCCCGAGGTTTTATCCTTGGCGCGGCTCTCGCCTACAAACTCGGCACCGGTATCACTTTGGTTCGTAAACCGGGGAAGCTCCCCTTTACAACCGTTAGCAAGACTTATGACCTTGAATATGGCACCGACACGCTCGAAATCCATAAGGATGCCTTCAAACCCGGTGACCGCGTCCTCATCGCCGACGATCTTCTCGCCACCGGCGGCACGGTTGCCGCAGTTTATGACTTGGTCACCGGTCTCGGTGCCGAAGTCGTGGAGTGCGCTTTTATGGCCGAGCTCGAATTTCTCAACGGCCGTCAGCGTCTCCCCGCCGGGAAGACCTTTAGCCTCATGCAGTTTTGA
- the lysS gene encoding lysine--tRNA ligase gives MEELNDLLLQRRAKLAEFREQGINPFANDFTVTHTAEQFLAAHLDDDAAALEGCSIQYAVAGRIMARRDFGKAAFIQLQDRSGRTQVYVGRDNIGEEAFDLFKRIDIGDIIGASGTPFRTKTGELSLRATTLRLLTKSLLPLPEKWHGLTDVETRYRQRYLDLIVNPEVREVFKKRSRIVSAIRDFMVQHDFHEVETPMMHPIAGGATARPFITHHNALDMELFLRIAPELYLKRLVVGGFDRVFEINRNFRNEGISIRHNPEFTMMEFYQAYATYEDLMNLTEKLIGHVAQSVLGTLQISYGGREVDLRAPWARLTVREAIVKYGHVDPALLEDHAAMVEIGKGLGLDVDLSTGHGKLLTEIFETVAEPHLWNPTFITAYPTEVSPLSRKNDENPEIVDRFELFVVGRELANAFSELNDPIDQKERFLKQMVEKDAGDDEAHAMDEDYIRALEYGLPPTAGEGIGIDRLVMLLTDAPSIRDVILFPHMRPESK, from the coding sequence ATGGAAGAGTTAAACGATCTCCTGCTGCAGCGGCGCGCCAAGTTGGCGGAATTTCGCGAACAAGGGATTAATCCCTTTGCCAACGATTTTACGGTCACCCATACCGCCGAGCAGTTTCTTGCTGCTCACCTTGACGACGATGCTGCAGCTCTGGAAGGATGCAGCATTCAGTATGCCGTGGCCGGCCGGATCATGGCGCGGCGGGACTTTGGCAAGGCCGCTTTTATTCAGCTGCAGGACCGCAGCGGCCGCACCCAGGTTTATGTCGGTCGTGACAATATCGGCGAAGAGGCTTTTGATCTCTTTAAGCGCATCGATATCGGCGATATCATCGGCGCCAGCGGCACCCCTTTTCGTACCAAGACCGGTGAACTTTCCCTGCGGGCGACAACCCTGCGTCTCCTCACCAAGTCACTGCTGCCGCTGCCGGAAAAGTGGCACGGTCTGACTGATGTCGAGACCCGTTATCGGCAGCGTTATCTTGATCTGATCGTTAATCCCGAGGTGCGCGAAGTCTTCAAAAAACGAAGCCGCATCGTTAGTGCTATCCGCGACTTCATGGTGCAGCACGATTTTCACGAAGTCGAAACGCCGATGATGCACCCGATTGCCGGCGGCGCCACGGCGCGCCCCTTTATCACCCATCATAACGCTCTCGATATGGAGCTCTTTCTGCGCATCGCACCGGAGCTTTACCTCAAGCGTCTGGTGGTCGGCGGTTTTGACCGGGTCTTCGAGATCAACCGCAATTTTCGTAACGAAGGGATCTCGATCCGGCATAATCCTGAATTCACCATGATGGAATTTTATCAGGCTTACGCTACCTACGAAGACCTGATGAATCTCACCGAAAAGCTCATCGGCCATGTCGCGCAATCGGTTCTCGGCACTCTTCAGATCAGCTATGGCGGTCGCGAGGTCGATCTGCGGGCCCCCTGGGCGCGTCTCACTGTCCGTGAAGCGATCGTCAAGTACGGCCATGTCGACCCCGCCCTGCTCGAAGATCATGCGGCGATGGTTGAAATCGGCAAGGGGCTCGGCCTCGACGTCGATCTTTCGACCGGTCACGGCAAACTCCTCACCGAGATTTTCGAAACCGTTGCCGAACCTCATCTGTGGAATCCGACTTTTATCACTGCTTATCCGACCGAAGTCTCGCCCCTGTCGCGTAAAAATGATGAAAATCCCGAGATTGTCGATCGTTTTGAACTCTTTGTTGTCGGCCGCGAACTCGCTAACGCCTTTTCCGAGCTCAACGATCCCATCGATCAGAAGGAGCGCTTTCTCAAGCAGATGGTGGAAAAGGATGCCGGCGACGACGAAGCGCATGCCATGGATGAAGACTATATTCGTGCCCTCGAATACGGATTGCCGCCGACCGCCGGGGAAGGGATCGGCATTGATCGCCTGGTCATGCTCCTTACCGACGCCCCGTCGATTCGCGACGTCATCCTCTTCCCGCACATGCGTCCCGAGTCGAAATAG
- a CDS encoding peptide chain release factor 2 (programmed frameshift): MFREEKESLHILRSKLAELGGFFDIEGKKERVAELDAEIAKPGFWDRGDQAQELLRERTSLQKIVEGCEGAWSETDDLLLLCELGEEGEDEGTREEIRAIIPTLEATVARMEFARMLSGEHDARSAIVSINAGAGGTEAQDWADMLLRMFLRYCEKRGYKTEMTDFQPGDEAGVKGATFTVEGEYAYGWLRAEMGIHRLVRISPYDSSARRHTSFASVFVFPDLPDDVEIEIDEKDLKIDTYRSSGAGGQHVNKTESAIRITHLPSGVVVACQAQRSQHKNRDIAMKQLKARLFELEVRKKEEEAAAIAGDKKEISWGSQIRSYVLHPYRMVKDHRTNLETSNTDAVLDGDIGPFIEAYLLSRSSS; the protein is encoded by the exons ATGTTTAGAGAAGAAAAGGAATCCCTCCATATTCTGCGCAGCAAGCTCGCCGAGCTG GGAGGTTTCTTTGACATAGAGGGGAAAAAAGAGCGTGTTGCTGAGCTGGATGCCGAGATTGCTAAACCCGGGTTTTGGGATCGTGGTGATCAGGCGCAAGAACTGCTGCGCGAGCGGACCTCTTTACAAAAGATCGTTGAAGGGTGTGAGGGGGCCTGGTCCGAGACTGATGACCTTCTCCTGTTGTGTGAATTGGGCGAAGAAGGGGAAGACGAGGGGACGCGCGAGGAGATCCGCGCCATCATTCCGACTCTGGAAGCCACCGTCGCCAGAATGGAATTTGCCCGCATGCTTTCGGGTGAGCACGATGCCCGTTCTGCTATTGTCAGCATCAATGCCGGCGCCGGCGGTACCGAGGCCCAGGATTGGGCTGATATGCTCCTGCGCATGTTCCTCCGCTACTGTGAAAAGCGCGGCTACAAGACCGAGATGACCGATTTTCAACCGGGCGATGAAGCCGGCGTCAAGGGGGCGACCTTTACCGTCGAAGGCGAATACGCTTATGGTTGGCTACGCGCCGAGATGGGGATTCACCGTTTAGTGCGCATCTCTCCCTACGATTCCAGCGCCCGACGACACACTTCTTTTGCTTCGGTCTTTGTCTTTCCCGATCTCCCCGATGATGTCGAGATCGAGATCGACGAAAAAGATTTGAAGATTGACACTTATCGATCAAGCGGGGCCGGCGGACAGCATGTCAACAAGACGGAATCAGCGATTCGTATTACCCATCTGCCGTCCGGTGTGGTTGTAGCCTGTCAGGCGCAACGCTCACAACACAAAAACCGCGATATTGCCATGAAGCAACTCAAGGCGCGCCTCTTTGAACTGGAGGTTCGCAAGAAGGAAGAGGAAGCAGCCGCAATTGCCGGTGATAAGAAGGAGATCAGCTGGGGAAGCCAGATTCGTTCTTATGTGCTGCATCCTTACCGGATGGTCAAGGATCACCGGACTAATCTTGAAACCTCGAATACCGACGCTGTCCTTGATGGCGACATTGGACCATTTATTGAAGCGTATCTGCTCAGCAGATCGTCGTCGTAG